A single window of Jiangella alkaliphila DNA harbors:
- a CDS encoding BlaI/MecI/CopY family transcriptional regulator, producing MARSRLGSLEAAVMDVMWRSQTPLTVRQVAETLQPSRPVAYTTVLTVMDNLFRKAVLARELTGRAHVYRPRTSREDFAADLVETALSDSPDPAAVLIRFADRLDDADVRRLVEALERHRERGGDATP from the coding sequence ATGGCGAGGAGCCGGCTGGGGTCGCTGGAGGCGGCCGTCATGGACGTCATGTGGAGGTCGCAGACGCCGCTGACGGTGCGCCAGGTCGCCGAGACGCTGCAGCCGTCGCGGCCGGTGGCCTACACCACGGTGCTCACCGTCATGGACAACCTGTTCCGCAAGGCCGTGCTGGCCCGCGAGCTGACCGGACGGGCGCACGTCTACCGGCCGCGCACGTCGCGCGAGGACTTCGCCGCCGACCTGGTCGAGACGGCGCTGTCGGACAGCCCCGACCCGGCGGCGGTGCTGATCAGGTTCGCCGACCGGCTCGACGACGCCGACGTCCGGCGGCTGGTGGAGGCGCTGGAACGGCACCGGGAGCGCGGCGGGGACGCGACGCCGTGA
- a CDS encoding M56 family metallopeptidase, translating to MTALAAAALGLAGLWLLPRPLAAARWTYRFPRAGIAAWLLLFPATAGTLLAAGLTMALHLLLGPRDEHVDEHVGGPALDGVIAVAETAVVLGGAVAVAMTVHRAAVARRSHLRDLALVARPTAHLDVLVVDAAQPAAYAVPGRPGAVVLTTAARDVLSRPELAAVLEHERAHLRARHDRLLTVAGTFAAAAPWIPAARVGHRALRVLAEMHADDAAARRTSPFTTASALVKLAGTARPAGSLGVAGTDVAARVERLLGRAAEPRTPGRWPMLLGLAGLTVLAAVPGGVVALAVAAATQS from the coding sequence GTGACGGCGTTGGCGGCGGCCGCGCTCGGGCTGGCCGGGCTGTGGCTGCTGCCGCGACCGCTGGCGGCGGCCCGGTGGACGTACCGGTTCCCGCGCGCCGGCATCGCCGCCTGGCTGCTGCTGTTCCCGGCGACGGCCGGCACGCTGCTGGCGGCCGGGCTGACGATGGCGCTGCACCTGCTGCTCGGCCCTCGCGACGAGCACGTCGACGAGCACGTCGGCGGGCCGGCGCTGGACGGCGTCATCGCGGTCGCCGAGACGGCGGTCGTGCTGGGCGGCGCCGTCGCGGTGGCGATGACGGTGCACCGCGCCGCCGTGGCGCGGCGGTCGCACCTGCGCGACCTCGCCCTGGTCGCCCGGCCGACGGCGCACCTCGACGTCCTCGTCGTCGACGCCGCTCAGCCGGCCGCGTACGCCGTCCCCGGCCGGCCGGGCGCCGTCGTGCTGACGACGGCCGCCCGCGACGTGCTGAGCCGGCCCGAGCTGGCCGCCGTTCTCGAGCACGAACGGGCGCACCTGCGGGCCCGGCACGACCGGCTGCTCACCGTCGCCGGGACGTTCGCCGCCGCGGCGCCGTGGATCCCGGCCGCGCGGGTCGGCCATCGAGCGCTCCGAGTGCTCGCCGAGATGCACGCCGACGACGCCGCCGCCCGCCGCACGTCCCCCTTCACGACGGCGTCGGCGCTGGTCAAGCTGGCGGGGACGGCGCGGCCGGCGGGCTCGCTGGGCGTCGCCGGCACGGACGTCGCGGCGCGGGTGGAGCGCCTGCTCGGCCGTGCCGCCGAGCCACGCACGCCCGGCCGGTGGCCGATGCTCCTCGGACTCGCCGGCCTGACGGTGCTCGCGGCCGTACCTGGAGGCGTGGTGGCATTGGCCGTCGCCGCGGCCACCCAAAGTTGA